From Methanosarcina lacustris Z-7289, one genomic window encodes:
- a CDS encoding DUF6951 family protein, with the protein MTKISVSSCMCGFSHTIVGRVEGDRIIIKIETPCEKFRELTCLEFPLQELPENQSDITLELERQTDCSLECTRECALDCTRECLIPNAVFNICSIEKELAEIPILESEEYTISELQ; encoded by the coding sequence ATGACCAAAATAAGCGTATCTTCCTGCATGTGCGGTTTTAGCCATACGATAGTGGGAAGAGTTGAAGGAGACAGGATCATCATAAAGATCGAAACTCCCTGTGAAAAATTCAGAGAACTCACCTGCCTGGAATTCCCTCTTCAGGAACTGCCCGAGAATCAAAGCGATATCACCCTTGAGCTGGAAAGACAAACGGACTGCTCCCTTGAATGCACCAGGGAATGCGCCCTGGACTGCACGCGGGAATGCCTGATTCCCAACGCAGTGTTCAATATATGCAGTATAGAAAAAGAGCTTGCAGAAATACCTATTCTTGAAAGTGAGGAATACACGATTTCAGAGTTGCAGTGA
- a CDS encoding uroporphyrinogen decarboxylase family protein, translating into MARTYPVACGGVRQRNFDSSKITGISLGDFYADGDKCFEAQFASMRLHGYEQTPMYGYASCGAWEFGGEIGFPYGKGQGAPFVKKHPVVTIEDIEKLEVPDFDRELPGGYKIADRVAARCSELGMPVTIQIGSNFTAASVVADTSEFLTWLLMEPKAVHLLLDKVSDLFINALDYFANKYGSESLLPFDGGPSESNNMISPQMFEEFAYPYMKKVHTHAKELGVNAVLMHPCADQNLNLPYYAKLREDMGWSGKYFWLFGPETPIKDQIKAFGNHDIICGNINLPLFLSSSYDEVMELCRQNIEEGINSPSGFILSPECEFPVNAAPVKVMAMVDAAEKYGRYE; encoded by the coding sequence GTGGCGCGAACATACCCCGTTGCTTGCGGCGGGGTGCGCCAGCGCAACTTTGATTCTTCAAAAATTACAGGTATATCACTTGGAGATTTTTATGCTGATGGGGACAAATGTTTCGAGGCACAGTTTGCATCCATGCGGCTTCATGGTTATGAACAAACTCCAATGTATGGATACGCCTCATGTGGAGCATGGGAGTTTGGCGGAGAGATAGGTTTTCCCTATGGGAAAGGGCAGGGTGCACCTTTTGTAAAAAAACATCCTGTGGTAACCATAGAGGATATCGAAAAACTTGAAGTTCCAGATTTTGACCGAGAATTGCCTGGTGGATATAAAATAGCAGATAGAGTCGCAGCCAGGTGTTCTGAGCTTGGAATGCCAGTTACTATACAAATAGGTAGTAATTTTACTGCGGCTTCGGTTGTTGCGGATACCTCTGAGTTTTTGACATGGCTTTTAATGGAACCAAAAGCTGTCCATCTGTTACTTGATAAGGTAAGTGACCTGTTCATCAATGCCTTGGATTATTTTGCAAATAAGTACGGTTCAGAAAGCCTGCTTCCTTTTGATGGGGGGCCATCTGAATCAAATAACATGATTTCTCCGCAGATGTTCGAAGAATTCGCATATCCGTATATGAAAAAGGTTCATACACACGCAAAAGAACTGGGGGTAAATGCCGTACTCATGCATCCATGTGCTGACCAGAACTTGAATCTTCCATATTATGCAAAATTAAGAGAAGATATGGGCTGGTCCGGAAAATATTTCTGGCTTTTTGGGCCGGAAACACCTATTAAAGATCAGATTAAGGCATTTGGAAACCATGATATTATCTGTGGCAATATAAACCTTCCACTTTTCCTTAGTAGTTCATATGACGAAGTTATGGAACTATGCAGGCAGAACATCGAAGAAGGTATAAACTCTCCAAGTGGGTTTATTCTCTCACCTGAATGCGAATTTCCGGTCAATGCAGCACCTGTTAAAGTGATGGCAATGGTAGATGCAGCAGAAAAATACGGAAGATATGAATGA
- the tnpA gene encoding IS200/IS605 family transposase, which produces MELRHANHCVYKIRYHMVFYVKYRKKLLLDIELINFLKNICFEIGERYCFEFDAIGTDGDHVHLFVGAEPKYSPSKVMQILKSITARQIFKEYPEIKKQLWGGEFWSDGGYIGTVGDGTTSDVIKNYVQNQGNQEEKEAYKQMKILDF; this is translated from the coding sequence ATGGAACTACGACATGCAAACCATTGTGTCTATAAAATAAGATATCATATGGTTTTTTATGTGAAGTATCGTAAAAAGCTTCTTTTAGATATAGAACTCATCAACTTTTTAAAAAATATCTGTTTTGAAATTGGTGAAAGGTACTGTTTTGAGTTTGATGCAATTGGTACTGATGGTGATCATGTCCATCTTTTTGTTGGAGCTGAGCCAAAGTATTCTCCTTCAAAAGTCATGCAAATTCTAAAAAGTATTACAGCAAGACAAATCTTTAAAGAATACCCTGAGATCAAAAAACAGCTTTGGGGTGGTGAATTCTGGAGTGATGGGGGTTACATTGGAACAGTAGGAGATGGAACAACTTCCGATGTAATAAAAAACTATGTTCAAAATCAGGGAAACCAGGAAGAAAAAGAAGCATACAAGCAAATGAAAATACTCGATTTTTAA
- a CDS encoding ABC transporter permease, with product MIQGKVIYVLWRREMIKYFRAKSRVVGAIAMPAFMLIFQGMGFRRVEFPGLPESIGYFQYLVPGIIGMTLLFTAAYAGMSVIMDKQFGFLKEVMVTPASRVSIVLGMISGSATTSILQALIIMMMSVLLGFRLPFISAILSSVVIMVLISITFINIGLILSSVLKDFHGFSTIINFIAFPLFLLSGALFPVSNLPATIRILSYFDPLTYGVDALRGVLIGHCEFSIVLDVGILLTLSVLMVCASVYFFRRAEMI from the coding sequence ATGATTCAGGGAAAAGTCATATATGTTCTCTGGCGGCGTGAGATGATAAAGTATTTCAGGGCAAAGTCAAGGGTGGTGGGCGCTATTGCCATGCCTGCTTTTATGCTGATCTTTCAGGGTATGGGCTTTAGAAGAGTGGAATTTCCGGGTCTGCCCGAATCGATAGGATATTTCCAGTATCTGGTGCCGGGTATCATCGGGATGACTCTTCTTTTTACGGCTGCTTATGCAGGAATGAGTGTCATAATGGACAAGCAGTTCGGATTTTTAAAAGAGGTTATGGTGACTCCTGCAAGCAGAGTTTCTATTGTTCTTGGGATGATCTCCGGAAGTGCAACCACATCAATCCTTCAGGCACTTATTATTATGATGATGTCGGTATTACTTGGTTTTAGACTGCCTTTTATTTCTGCGATTCTGTCCTCTGTCGTGATAATGGTTCTTATATCGATAACCTTTATAAATATAGGATTGATTTTGTCATCCGTACTAAAGGATTTTCACGGGTTTAGCACAATTATTAATTTTATTGCATTCCCTCTGTTTCTTTTATCCGGAGCTTTATTTCCGGTTTCAAATTTGCCTGCCACGATAAGGATTCTGTCTTATTTTGATCCGCTGACATATGGTGTGGATGCTTTGCGGGGAGTATTGATTGGCCATTGTGAATTCTCAATTGTTCTGGACGTCGGTATTCTTTTAACACTGTCGGTTCTGATGGTCTGCGCCAGTGTTTATTTCTTCAGGAGGGCAGAGATGATATAG